A stretch of the Pseudobacteriovorax antillogorgiicola genome encodes the following:
- a CDS encoding ParA family protein, with the protein MARVIAISNQKGGVGKTTTAINIASCIAASERRVLLIDMDPQANAGSGLGIYQNSELKSMYHVLVDDLPLLDVVQGTELTFLDVAPSSQDLSGAEIELVSTIGRESRLKDAIEPALAEYDFIIIDTPPTLGLVTVNALTAADSVLIPLQSEYYALEGLSQLLKTTSLIKKRLNPRLEREGILLTMYDRRNNLSQQVEKEIRKHFEGEVFKQVIPRNVKLSEAPSYGKPAILYDYSSLGSVAYIRVADEILSRYPNGKDVSISRKQVMRSVRIEDEGASLDG; encoded by the coding sequence ATGGCACGAGTGATTGCGATTTCTAACCAGAAGGGTGGAGTTGGCAAGACTACCACTGCTATCAACATCGCAAGTTGTATCGCTGCGAGTGAAAGAAGAGTTCTCTTAATTGATATGGACCCTCAAGCAAATGCGGGGAGCGGGCTCGGGATTTATCAGAACTCTGAGTTAAAAAGTATGTATCATGTGCTAGTAGACGATTTGCCTCTGCTCGATGTTGTTCAGGGAACAGAGTTGACGTTCCTAGACGTCGCCCCTTCTAGCCAAGATTTGAGTGGGGCTGAGATTGAATTGGTATCTACTATCGGGCGGGAGTCCCGCCTAAAAGATGCTATTGAACCAGCTTTAGCCGAGTATGATTTTATTATCATTGATACTCCTCCAACTCTCGGACTTGTGACCGTTAATGCATTAACTGCTGCTGACTCGGTTCTAATACCTCTTCAGTCTGAATACTATGCACTCGAAGGCCTTTCTCAGCTCTTAAAGACCACAAGCCTCATCAAGAAACGCCTGAACCCGAGGTTGGAGCGAGAGGGAATCCTCTTAACGATGTACGATCGTCGCAATAATCTTTCCCAGCAGGTGGAAAAAGAAATCCGGAAGCATTTCGAAGGGGAAGTATTCAAACAAGTCATTCCACGGAATGTGAAATTATCTGAAGCACCGTCTTATGGGAAACCAGCCATACTTTATGACTATTCCTCGCTTGGTAGCGTAGCATATATCCGGGTTGCCGATGAGATACTAAGTCGCTACCCAAATGGAAAGGATGTTTCAATTAGTAGAAAGCAGGTCATGAGATCTGTAAGAATCGAAGATGAAGGAGCTAGCTTAGATGGCTAA
- a CDS encoding ATP synthase F0 subunit C: MKRNLGNVLTVLGGLLISSFAFAAEGGDATGWMAIGSSLAIGLAALGGTYSQGRAADAALSGIARNPTSADKVFTPMIIALALIEFQAIMGFIIAFLWYSK, from the coding sequence ATGAAGCGTAATCTTGGAAATGTTTTGACCGTTCTAGGTGGTCTTTTAATCAGTTCTTTCGCTTTTGCAGCGGAAGGTGGAGACGCGACTGGCTGGATGGCAATTGGTTCCAGTTTGGCAATCGGATTGGCTGCTCTAGGTGGTACCTATTCTCAGGGTCGTGCTGCTGATGCTGCTCTTTCTGGTATCGCAAGAAACCCAACGTCTGCGGACAAGGTTTTTACACCTATGATCATCGCTCTCGCTTTGATCGAGTTCCAGGCTATCATGGGCTTCATCATTGCATTCTTGTGGTACAGCAAGTAA
- the atpB gene encoding F0F1 ATP synthase subunit A yields MNFPRSTKAKLGAIAGLFSSINAYAAGGGVQFISYYQMLLNTFGISDEHVIEEWKPVLGAAFTLIITLLIGLKYRAKVAAAGDDVTPDAGFSVRSIMEMIMDFVHNLGKGIIGETEVRPYLSVLFGLFLFILISNVSGLVPGFTPATESISTNLALGLFIFIVFNIAGVKEHGVFGYLKTFAGPMAIMAPFIFSIEMIGSFVRPVSLALRLYGNIFGDHLVLSVFTGLTYLVLPSFLLFFGLMVACLQSFVFTLLSGIYISLAVSHDH; encoded by the coding sequence ATGAATTTTCCGCGTTCGACAAAAGCAAAGCTAGGCGCAATTGCCGGCCTTTTCAGCTCAATTAATGCCTACGCAGCCGGTGGTGGTGTTCAATTTATTAGCTACTACCAAATGTTGCTTAACACTTTTGGTATCTCTGATGAACATGTCATCGAAGAGTGGAAGCCGGTTCTAGGTGCGGCATTCACACTTATTATCACTCTGTTGATAGGACTGAAGTATCGCGCTAAAGTTGCTGCAGCAGGAGACGATGTGACGCCTGATGCGGGATTTAGTGTGCGAAGCATCATGGAGATGATTATGGATTTCGTTCATAATCTCGGCAAAGGAATCATCGGCGAAACCGAGGTTCGTCCCTACCTTTCGGTGTTATTTGGACTCTTTTTGTTTATTCTGATCAGCAATGTGTCTGGTTTGGTTCCTGGTTTCACACCAGCCACTGAAAGTATTAGCACAAATTTAGCTCTTGGGCTTTTTATCTTCATCGTTTTCAATATCGCAGGTGTCAAAGAACACGGTGTTTTTGGATATTTGAAAACATTCGCTGGGCCTATGGCGATCATGGCACCATTCATATTTTCAATAGAAATGATCGGGTCTTTTGTGAGGCCAGTATCACTAGCCTTAAGGCTTTACGGAAATATATTTGGTGATCACTTAGTACTTTCAGTATTCACAGGCTTGACTTATTTAGTTTTGCCTTCGTTTCTTCTTTTCTTTGGTTTGATGGTAGCTTGCTTGCAGAGTTTTGTGTTTACCCTTCTCAGTGGTATTTATATCTCTCTTGCAGTTTCTCATGACCATTAA
- the dnaA gene encoding chromosomal replication initiator protein DnaA — translation MQTLFPPESGESNESSKNLDPKQSPWLKIKQQLKELIEPDEFDKWIAPLDSKSHSDDEVVISLPDMTSYQVILDRFIDQFDYCKATLGLQVFFRFEIEGTESTASEVFEDDSSTLNELLSHNEVSDPDPQPDYTREPSSPVSRALTHHSQLNTEYTFQNFVNGPSNQFAHASCLAVADAPGQHYNPLFLYGSTGLGKTHLLHAVGNKVLKVKENAVITYITSERFMNEMIYCLRFNKMWDFRRKYRNCDVLLVDDIQFISGKERTQEEFFHTFNALYEAKKQIVVTSDIFPQDIPDIEDRLRNRFQWGLIADIQPPDIEHRVAILMNKADKQGVPLSQHVAEYIANHAKGNVRVLEGALRRVAAFAALQGVPIDIELASQILQDVLGDTGTKNITIESIQKIVAEHFKVRVADLKSKKRQRAFSIPRQIAMFLSRNRTQSSFPEIGAGFGGKDHTTVMHAVKKIEQDKKRDIEVKTHIEAIERKLDQLH, via the coding sequence ATGCAAACGCTCTTTCCTCCAGAGTCTGGTGAGTCAAACGAATCCAGCAAAAATCTCGACCCTAAGCAAAGCCCCTGGCTAAAAATTAAGCAGCAGCTTAAAGAGCTTATCGAGCCTGATGAGTTTGACAAATGGATCGCACCCCTCGACTCTAAATCTCACAGTGACGACGAAGTGGTTATATCTCTGCCCGATATGACTTCCTACCAAGTGATCTTGGATCGCTTTATAGATCAATTTGACTACTGCAAAGCAACCCTAGGGCTTCAGGTTTTCTTCCGGTTCGAGATAGAAGGCACCGAGTCTACGGCCTCTGAAGTTTTTGAAGATGATAGCTCTACGCTTAATGAACTTCTAAGCCACAACGAAGTTTCCGACCCCGACCCACAACCTGACTACACGAGAGAGCCTTCAAGTCCGGTGTCAAGAGCACTCACCCATCACTCTCAGCTCAACACCGAATACACGTTCCAAAACTTTGTTAACGGCCCGAGTAATCAGTTCGCTCATGCTTCTTGCCTCGCGGTAGCAGATGCTCCAGGTCAACACTACAACCCGCTATTTCTATATGGCAGCACCGGCTTGGGCAAAACCCACCTACTCCACGCTGTTGGCAATAAAGTGCTGAAAGTCAAAGAAAATGCCGTCATTACCTACATCACTAGCGAACGATTCATGAACGAAATGATATACTGCCTTCGTTTTAATAAGATGTGGGACTTTCGTCGCAAGTACCGAAACTGCGACGTTCTGTTGGTTGATGATATCCAGTTCATCTCTGGTAAAGAACGGACTCAAGAAGAATTTTTCCATACCTTCAACGCCTTGTATGAAGCCAAAAAACAGATTGTTGTGACATCAGATATTTTTCCCCAGGACATTCCAGACATAGAAGACCGTCTACGAAACCGCTTCCAATGGGGGCTGATAGCCGATATTCAACCACCAGATATTGAGCATCGTGTCGCTATTCTGATGAACAAAGCCGACAAGCAAGGAGTACCACTAAGTCAGCATGTCGCTGAATATATTGCAAACCACGCAAAAGGTAATGTGCGCGTCTTGGAGGGAGCACTCCGGCGAGTGGCTGCGTTTGCTGCACTGCAAGGGGTCCCGATTGATATTGAACTGGCATCCCAGATTCTCCAAGATGTCCTTGGTGACACTGGCACTAAGAATATTACTATCGAGAGCATTCAAAAAATTGTCGCTGAGCACTTCAAAGTCAGAGTCGCCGACCTGAAGTCTAAGAAACGGCAACGAGCCTTCTCAATCCCCCGGCAAATTGCTATGTTTCTGTCTCGCAATCGCACACAGTCATCTTTTCCAGAGATTGGCGCTGGTTTTGGTGGTAAAGACCACACCACTGTCATGCACGCTGTCAAGAAAATCGAGCAGGATAAGAAACGTGACATAGAGGTAAAAACCCATATTGAAGCCATTGAACGCAAACTTGACCAACTACATTAA
- the dnaN gene encoding DNA polymerase III subunit beta — MKVSIGKSQLSTATTRSQGAISERSLAQIGLRAEDGRLHVSVADRVLVIYCSMECTVHEDGESFVPARLFADVVRQLPDGPVILELTGSFLTITAGERGEFEMKLPRIDSKVWREPPSINSSNTAELPTEKLSYMIDQVQFCVAHESPRNYGAVGFLHKPEGNRMRLVGTDGYRLSFSEMESELPENFLDSGVCLSKRALNELQRMCGEGFETVKVSISEDKTTLLTEVPDYQIYVRLSAVKYPNYQGVLPKKKLTPISIPRPYFQSVTKRVLLASDKTRALQLCFSDSSLTLKSRTVGSSESQESIALSNYKDGDRELAINGKFLTDVFSTISSDEVTLNFHSEEDPIVLVPNSEPASCQSMHVLVPIRES; from the coding sequence ATGAAAGTTAGCATTGGAAAAAGCCAGCTCAGCACAGCTACCACCAGATCCCAAGGTGCTATCTCAGAACGAAGCCTAGCCCAGATTGGGCTCCGGGCAGAAGACGGTCGGTTGCATGTCTCAGTAGCGGATCGAGTTCTTGTGATTTATTGCAGTATGGAATGTACAGTTCATGAAGACGGTGAGTCATTTGTTCCAGCTAGACTGTTCGCGGATGTCGTTCGCCAGTTACCTGACGGGCCTGTCATCTTAGAACTCACAGGCAGCTTTTTAACAATCACTGCTGGAGAACGAGGTGAATTCGAAATGAAGCTGCCTCGCATTGACTCTAAGGTTTGGAGAGAGCCCCCTAGCATCAACTCCAGTAACACTGCTGAGCTTCCTACCGAGAAACTTTCCTATATGATCGATCAGGTTCAGTTTTGTGTCGCGCACGAATCTCCTCGTAACTATGGGGCAGTAGGATTCCTTCACAAACCCGAAGGCAATAGAATGCGCTTAGTTGGCACAGATGGCTACCGTTTATCATTTTCCGAAATGGAGAGTGAACTCCCAGAAAACTTTCTCGACAGCGGCGTTTGTTTATCTAAGCGGGCGCTAAACGAGCTTCAGCGGATGTGTGGTGAGGGCTTCGAAACGGTGAAAGTTTCAATCTCGGAAGATAAAACAACTCTCCTCACGGAAGTCCCCGACTATCAAATCTATGTGCGCCTTTCTGCTGTAAAGTACCCGAACTATCAAGGGGTTTTGCCTAAGAAAAAACTAACTCCTATTTCAATACCAAGGCCTTACTTTCAAAGTGTTACTAAGAGGGTGCTTTTAGCGTCTGATAAGACTCGTGCTTTACAGTTGTGCTTTTCAGATTCCTCGCTTACCTTAAAGTCTAGAACCGTTGGAAGTTCAGAGAGCCAGGAGAGTATCGCGCTTTCCAACTACAAAGATGGCGATCGCGAGTTGGCCATCAATGGGAAGTTTTTAACTGATGTTTTCTCGACAATAAGTAGCGACGAGGTGACGCTGAACTTTCATTCAGAAGAGGATCCCATTGTCTTGGTGCCTAACTCTGAGCCAGCCTCATGCCAATCGATGCATGTTCTTGTGCCAATTCGCGAAAGCTAG
- the gyrB gene encoding DNA topoisomerase (ATP-hydrolyzing) subunit B: MSTTEVQSNEYSADNIQVLEGLEAVRKRPGMYIGSTGLDGLHHLVYEIVDNSIDEAMGGHCDRIEVAIHMDGSVSIRDNGRGIPVTQHAKEQRSAVEVVMTVLHAGGKFDDKAFAFSGGLHGVGASVVNALSEWCFVEVRREGHLHKQSYGRGQPTSPLEIVGTTDDHGTHTCFKPDPEIFQETNFVFDTLGKRLRELAFLNKGVRIHLKDERSDREEEYFFEGGLVSFCEHLVKSRTPLHPNPLYIASSQEEDGRLVGQIEVVLQWTEAYNESLFSYVNNIHTVEGGTHLTGLKTSLTRVVNTFAESSGMLKNFKDGITGDDIREGLVGVCAVRVKNPEFQGQTKTKLGNPEVRSWVESIVSEKLTDYFAENPDMLKKVIQKIIEAARARVAARKARELTRRKSALDFAGLPGKMADCQSKDPEKSELFLVEGDSAGGSAKQARDRATQAVLPLRGKILNVEKARFDKMLSSQEIKLLIKALGTGIGREDFDISKIRYHKIIIMTDADVDGAHIRTLLLTFFFRQMPQVIEKGFLYIAQPPLFKYKKGKIERYLKDDRELLQFLSDVGMSHLEIKDSNEKNLDKALISGLLTRFEKYESVLEMASRRRAQEILEYIVGHDEIDASTLASDEGAEKLKDDIIAYLEKKHEGERIYVEGTVAFDEEYSRYRVVFDTRIADVPKRSVIDAPLFAGGEILELRRIHKQINEIAQSPFSYTKGEEAGSLPSMLALKEFILEEGRKGAYVQRYKGLGEMNPDQLAETTMELEKRNLLRVEIEDAMNADQLFSTLMGDDVEPRRDFIQSNALNVKNLDA, encoded by the coding sequence GTGAGTACCACCGAAGTTCAAAGCAACGAATACTCTGCCGACAATATACAGGTTCTAGAAGGTCTCGAAGCGGTTCGAAAACGACCTGGTATGTACATTGGCTCCACTGGCCTTGATGGCCTCCACCACTTGGTCTATGAAATCGTCGATAACTCGATAGATGAGGCGATGGGCGGACACTGTGATAGGATTGAAGTTGCCATACATATGGATGGTTCCGTATCGATCCGTGATAACGGTCGCGGAATTCCCGTGACCCAGCATGCTAAGGAGCAAAGGTCAGCTGTCGAAGTCGTTATGACTGTGCTCCATGCTGGTGGGAAGTTTGATGACAAGGCCTTTGCTTTCTCAGGTGGATTGCATGGTGTCGGAGCTTCTGTGGTGAATGCACTCTCAGAGTGGTGTTTTGTAGAAGTTCGTCGCGAGGGTCACCTTCACAAGCAGAGCTACGGACGTGGTCAGCCAACTAGCCCTCTTGAGATCGTTGGCACGACAGATGATCATGGCACCCATACCTGCTTTAAGCCAGATCCAGAGATCTTCCAAGAAACAAATTTTGTATTCGATACCCTAGGCAAGCGGCTCCGAGAACTAGCTTTCCTAAACAAAGGTGTCCGTATTCATCTCAAAGATGAGCGATCTGATCGAGAGGAAGAATACTTTTTTGAGGGCGGACTCGTCTCTTTCTGTGAGCACCTTGTTAAGAGCCGAACGCCGCTTCACCCCAACCCGCTCTATATTGCCTCGTCTCAGGAAGAGGACGGTCGATTGGTGGGCCAAATAGAGGTGGTTTTACAATGGACGGAAGCGTACAATGAGAGCCTTTTTAGCTATGTGAATAACATTCACACAGTTGAGGGGGGAACTCACCTTACAGGCTTGAAAACGTCACTCACAAGGGTCGTCAACACCTTTGCAGAGTCATCAGGGATGCTCAAAAATTTCAAAGACGGCATCACAGGTGATGATATTCGAGAGGGGTTAGTTGGCGTTTGCGCCGTTCGCGTGAAAAATCCCGAGTTTCAAGGTCAGACCAAGACCAAGTTGGGAAATCCCGAAGTCAGAAGCTGGGTTGAGTCAATTGTATCCGAAAAACTGACTGACTACTTCGCTGAAAACCCGGACATGTTGAAGAAAGTCATTCAGAAGATCATCGAAGCGGCACGAGCTCGTGTGGCAGCCCGCAAGGCCAGAGAGCTTACTAGGCGAAAAAGTGCCCTAGACTTTGCTGGTTTGCCTGGTAAAATGGCAGACTGCCAATCGAAGGATCCAGAAAAAAGTGAATTGTTCTTGGTCGAGGGTGACTCTGCGGGTGGGTCGGCAAAGCAAGCCCGTGATAGAGCGACACAGGCAGTCTTGCCTTTACGTGGAAAAATCCTCAACGTTGAAAAAGCTCGTTTTGACAAGATGCTTTCGTCTCAAGAAATCAAGCTTCTGATTAAGGCCTTAGGTACGGGAATCGGTCGCGAAGATTTCGATATTTCAAAGATCCGCTACCACAAAATTATTATCATGACTGATGCGGATGTCGATGGTGCTCATATTCGAACCCTACTCCTAACCTTCTTCTTCAGGCAAATGCCTCAGGTGATTGAGAAGGGCTTTCTATACATCGCGCAACCGCCGCTCTTTAAATATAAAAAAGGTAAGATTGAGCGCTATCTGAAAGACGATCGCGAGTTGCTACAGTTTCTGAGTGACGTTGGGATGAGCCACCTTGAGATCAAAGATAGCAACGAAAAGAATTTGGACAAGGCCTTGATCAGCGGGCTTCTGACTCGCTTTGAAAAGTATGAGTCCGTGTTGGAAATGGCTTCTCGAAGGCGTGCTCAAGAGATTTTGGAATACATCGTTGGTCATGACGAGATTGACGCCAGCACACTAGCAAGCGATGAAGGTGCTGAAAAGCTCAAGGACGATATTATAGCCTACCTAGAAAAGAAGCACGAAGGTGAGAGAATCTATGTTGAAGGGACAGTTGCCTTCGACGAAGAGTACAGCCGATATCGTGTTGTGTTTGACACTAGGATTGCTGATGTTCCTAAGCGATCGGTCATTGATGCTCCATTGTTCGCAGGTGGGGAGATTCTTGAGCTTAGACGAATTCATAAGCAAATAAATGAGATTGCCCAATCCCCATTTTCCTACACCAAAGGTGAAGAGGCGGGGTCTCTTCCATCCATGCTAGCTCTGAAGGAGTTTATCCTCGAAGAGGGGCGCAAAGGTGCTTATGTACAGCGATATAAGGGTTTGGGTGAGATGAATCCCGACCAACTTGCGGAAACGACAATGGAGTTAGAAAAGCGAAATCTACTGCGTGTAGAAATCGAAGATGCGATGAATGCGGATCAACTGTTCAGCACTCTTATGGGTGATGATGTCGAGCCACGTAGAGATTTCATCCAAAGCAATGCCCTTAATGTCAAGAATCTAGATGCTTAA
- the gyrA gene encoding DNA gyrase subunit A, whose product MENTQIQPIHIEDELKASFLDYSMSVIVSRALPDVRDGLKPVHRRILYAMNLLKNFHNRPYLKSARIVGEVIGRFHPHGDSAVYDALVRMAQNFSMRYPLVDGQGNFGSVDGDSPAAMRYTEVRLKKLSDLLLEDIEKETVDFGPNYDNKEVEPLVLPTKVPSLLVNGASGIAVGMATNVPPHNMTEIIDALLALIEDEDLSFDRILEIVQGPDFPTRGIIHGRAGIIQAMMTGRGSVVMRARAEVEDMSTSGRQRIIVTELPYQVNKAKLLEKIADLVRNKKIEGISDLRDESAQEDIRVVIELRKGEQGEIILNNLYKLTPLQSTFGINTVALVNGIPKLLNIKEVLESFYQHRREVIIRRTAYELRKSEEKAHILLGLKTAVENVDDVVQTIRSAADSKAAHEQLVAKYDLSDIQAKAILDMRLARLTGLERDKIVADYQEIMEVIRDLRDILDTPQRVTNIIKDELIALREEFGDERATEIVASDADELTMEALVADEDVAVTITHAGYIKRTPIDEIRAQKRGGKGRSGMKTKSEDLVHDIFIASNHQSLLCFTNQGRVYDKKVYRIPEVALAGRGTHFANLIKLNEGEKVVSVLPVKEFSEGTYVVSVTANGYVKKTDLMSYNKLRSSGIIGLKLEEGDRLVSCMIACDEDHLLIATKLGKAIRFPVKDIRAMGRSARGVTGIKFSEDGDNVIGLTVLNAVDPILSVCENGYGKRTPLEEYRVQTRAGKGIYTIKVTERNGPVVGTLQVSPDDHIMVMTSSGKVMRFTVDEVGVIGRLTQGVRLMNVDEGEKIISLTKITMIEGQEV is encoded by the coding sequence ATGGAAAATACACAAATTCAGCCAATTCATATCGAAGACGAACTTAAAGCGTCTTTTCTCGATTATTCGATGTCCGTGATTGTTTCACGGGCTCTTCCTGATGTTCGCGATGGACTTAAGCCAGTTCACCGACGGATTTTATATGCGATGAACCTTCTGAAGAACTTTCACAATCGCCCCTACCTGAAATCAGCTAGGATTGTCGGTGAAGTGATCGGTCGTTTCCACCCCCATGGTGATAGCGCTGTGTACGATGCACTCGTTCGGATGGCTCAAAACTTTTCGATGCGTTACCCCCTGGTGGATGGACAGGGTAACTTTGGTTCCGTTGATGGTGACTCGCCCGCTGCCATGCGTTACACCGAGGTACGACTCAAAAAATTGAGCGACTTGCTCCTCGAAGACATTGAAAAGGAAACGGTCGACTTTGGGCCGAACTATGACAATAAAGAAGTTGAGCCCCTGGTTCTGCCAACAAAAGTCCCGAGTCTTCTCGTTAACGGCGCAAGTGGTATTGCCGTTGGTATGGCCACAAACGTACCGCCACATAACATGACGGAAATCATCGATGCTTTGCTCGCCTTGATTGAAGATGAGGACTTAAGCTTTGATAGAATTCTTGAGATTGTTCAGGGGCCGGACTTCCCGACACGTGGAATCATCCATGGTCGAGCGGGGATCATCCAGGCAATGATGACCGGCCGTGGCTCGGTCGTTATGCGTGCTCGGGCTGAAGTGGAAGATATGAGTACCAGTGGCCGTCAGCGAATTATTGTCACCGAGCTACCCTATCAGGTCAATAAAGCGAAGCTCCTTGAAAAGATCGCTGATTTGGTTCGGAACAAGAAGATCGAAGGCATCTCGGATCTTCGGGATGAATCAGCACAGGAAGATATTCGCGTTGTAATTGAGCTTCGAAAAGGTGAGCAAGGGGAGATTATTCTCAACAACCTTTACAAGCTGACCCCACTTCAATCGACATTCGGCATCAATACGGTTGCCCTGGTGAATGGCATTCCCAAGCTCTTGAATATTAAAGAGGTCTTGGAATCTTTCTATCAACATCGTCGGGAAGTTATCATCCGACGAACCGCCTATGAGTTGAGAAAGTCAGAAGAAAAAGCGCATATTTTACTCGGTTTGAAAACCGCAGTAGAAAATGTAGATGATGTAGTCCAAACCATACGATCGGCGGCAGACAGCAAGGCTGCTCATGAACAACTAGTCGCTAAGTACGATCTCAGTGATATTCAGGCGAAAGCCATTCTAGATATGAGATTGGCTCGATTGACGGGTCTAGAACGTGACAAGATTGTTGCTGACTATCAAGAAATCATGGAAGTCATTCGCGATTTGCGAGACATCTTAGACACTCCTCAACGAGTGACCAACATCATCAAAGATGAGCTTATAGCGCTCCGCGAGGAGTTTGGAGATGAGCGCGCTACGGAAATTGTCGCTTCCGATGCGGATGAGCTAACTATGGAAGCCTTGGTTGCGGATGAAGATGTAGCCGTCACCATTACCCATGCTGGCTACATCAAACGAACCCCCATTGACGAGATCCGTGCCCAAAAACGGGGTGGCAAGGGACGTTCTGGAATGAAAACCAAAAGTGAAGACCTTGTTCATGACATCTTCATTGCTTCAAACCACCAGTCTTTGCTTTGCTTCACAAATCAGGGCCGTGTCTATGACAAGAAAGTTTACCGGATTCCAGAAGTTGCCCTTGCGGGGCGAGGGACGCACTTTGCCAACTTGATTAAACTCAACGAAGGCGAAAAAGTTGTTTCCGTTTTGCCGGTTAAAGAGTTTTCTGAAGGTACCTACGTGGTTTCTGTCACCGCAAACGGCTATGTGAAGAAAACCGATTTGATGTCCTACAACAAGTTGAGATCCAGTGGCATCATTGGTCTAAAACTTGAAGAGGGAGACCGACTGGTATCCTGTATGATTGCTTGTGACGAAGATCACCTTCTCATTGCAACAAAGCTGGGTAAGGCCATTCGATTCCCAGTGAAGGATATAAGAGCTATGGGTCGCTCAGCTCGCGGAGTCACCGGCATTAAGTTCTCCGAAGATGGTGATAATGTCATAGGCTTGACGGTTCTAAATGCAGTCGACCCGATTCTCTCGGTCTGTGAGAATGGCTATGGAAAGAGAACTCCTCTAGAAGAGTACCGAGTTCAGACGAGGGCTGGCAAAGGCATCTACACGATCAAGGTCACTGAGAGAAATGGCCCGGTCGTAGGTACACTTCAAGTTTCTCCTGATGATCACATCATGGTGATGACCTCGTCTGGTAAGGTCATGAGGTTTACCGTGGACGAAGTTGGAGTGATTGGACGATTAACCCAAGGTGTTCGCTTGATGAATGTGGATGAAGGTGAGAAGATAATCAGTCTGACCAAGATTACCATGATTGAAGGACAAGAGGTTTAA
- the gatC gene encoding Asp-tRNA(Asn)/Glu-tRNA(Gln) amidotransferase subunit GatC, whose product MTQLDKETVLQVARLAKLALSDDEAEYYRHQLSLVTSYFSALDQAVDTLGDSWRSDIHKPETPERPDTVQTSGVLDDVLQSAPKAVGTAFQVPRIIE is encoded by the coding sequence GTGACCCAACTAGACAAAGAGACTGTTTTGCAAGTTGCTAGGCTTGCAAAACTTGCTCTTTCTGATGACGAAGCAGAGTATTATCGCCATCAGCTCTCCCTGGTCACGTCCTATTTCTCTGCGCTAGATCAAGCCGTTGACACACTTGGTGACTCTTGGCGATCGGATATTCATAAGCCTGAGACTCCAGAGCGTCCTGATACAGTTCAGACCTCTGGAGTCTTGGATGATGTATTGCAATCAGCTCCAAAGGCTGTGGGAACGGCTTTTCAGGTGCCTAGGATCATTGAGTAG